The following are encoded together in the Hoplias malabaricus isolate fHopMal1 chromosome 3, fHopMal1.hap1, whole genome shotgun sequence genome:
- the LOC136692319 gene encoding protein SPO16 homolog isoform X2, protein MLMAQQHRLRFSDSVELGALVFPLSGTAFMLISPEEFPEKAENSEFINRIEKFVQVHRNSFLLLQSPVYGRREWEIVSAVQRRFFGSNLKVLPIHSNADIVKAVLTIAEATSKPQVDSIRNRMALARARIIESSPVWELLGSMQLHQPK, encoded by the exons ATGCTCATGGCACAGCAACACCGGCTTCGTTTTTCCGACAGTGTGGAActtggtgctctggttttcccTCTGTCCG GGACAGCTTTCATGCTAATTTCCCCAGAGGAGTTCCCTGAGAAGGCTGAAaattctgaatttattaaccggATTGAAAAGTTTGTACAAGTCCACAGAAACAGCTTTCTCCTGCTTCAGTCCCCAGTATATGGAAGAAGGGAATGGGAGATTGTGTCTGCAGTGCAGAGGAG ATTCTTTGGCAGTAATCTGAAAGTTCTACCCATTCATAGTAATGCTGATATTGTAAAGGCAGTGCTGACAATAGCCGAA GCCACCAGCAAGCCCCAAGTGGACAGCATACGAAATAGGATGGCTCTAGCTCGAGCTCGCATCATCGAAAGCAGTCCAGTTTGGGAGTTACTTGGAAGCATGCAGCTTCATCAGCCGAAGTGA
- the LOC136692319 gene encoding protein SPO16 homolog isoform X1, whose translation MTSWKTTVIVSTSLQNNDAVQMLMAQQHRLRFSDSVELGALVFPLSGTAFMLISPEEFPEKAENSEFINRIEKFVQVHRNSFLLLQSPVYGRREWEIVSAVQRRFFGSNLKVLPIHSNADIVKAVLTIAEATSKPQVDSIRNRMALARARIIESSPVWELLGSMQLHQPK comes from the exons ATGACTTCATGGAAAACGACAGTTATTGTCAGTACTTCGCTTCAG AATAATGATGCTGTGCAGATGCTCATGGCACAGCAACACCGGCTTCGTTTTTCCGACAGTGTGGAActtggtgctctggttttcccTCTGTCCG GGACAGCTTTCATGCTAATTTCCCCAGAGGAGTTCCCTGAGAAGGCTGAAaattctgaatttattaaccggATTGAAAAGTTTGTACAAGTCCACAGAAACAGCTTTCTCCTGCTTCAGTCCCCAGTATATGGAAGAAGGGAATGGGAGATTGTGTCTGCAGTGCAGAGGAG ATTCTTTGGCAGTAATCTGAAAGTTCTACCCATTCATAGTAATGCTGATATTGTAAAGGCAGTGCTGACAATAGCCGAA GCCACCAGCAAGCCCCAAGTGGACAGCATACGAAATAGGATGGCTCTAGCTCGAGCTCGCATCATCGAAAGCAGTCCAGTTTGGGAGTTACTTGGAAGCATGCAGCTTCATCAGCCGAAGTGA